Part of the Aquimarina sp. TRL1 genome, GGATCTGGAAGTCATAACATAGATTGATGCTTCTTCGTATTTTTGTTTTATATCTCTAACCGGATTAAAAAAACGTACACTTTCTCCCAGTTCCATAGAAGCTGCCATACTGCTATACGTTTTGGCTTCATCCATTTTTCCATATATCTCCAGGGACCAATCCGGAAAATCAGTATGTATTGTCTCCCAGATCTTCAGCAAACGATCAATTCCTTTCTGAAATACATGACTTCCTACAAAAATGAGTTTATTTTGTGCATTGGGATTTAGCTCTTTATTAACCTCAAATGATAATGGATTTGGAATCACATGAATATTTTCATTCGTCCATTCAGTGAGGTTATAATTAGTGAGTACTATAAACGCATCATATGAACGTGCACCTATATCCATCAAACTGCTCATGATAGCATACTTACATCTCGTAAGTAGTCCGGGATGATCTACATTTTTAAAAATGTTTTTAGAAGCATGACGCTCATACAGTATTGGGATTTTCTTTTTCAGAATTTTAGGAACAAAGAAACCTTTTAACCCATCATCACAAACAGAAATAACATCCGGTGACACTAGATCTACTACTTCATTTATTTGACGTTTATATTGCTTAAAATAAGCAACAGGATTACCCGATACATTCAAATCATGAAAAACTATTTGATCCGAAAAATCATAAAAAAGTTTTTCCTTGCCCTGATTCAGGGTAATCATATGAATTTCATAATCATAATGCTGAATCAGGTAATTGGCTTTTATAGCCAATACCCTTTCCAATCCTCCTGAACCACAAACCTGATTTGTAATGTATAATAGTTTCATAAATTAGATTGATACTGCATTACCGATGAAGGTCTTACATTTTTCCTTCAAAGGTTCTGCTAATTTATGATGTAATCCCAGGTTGGTTACTTTTGTATCTTTTGTAATTTGTCCTTCCAGACCAAAATTAGAGGTAAAACTTCCATCATCTTTTACGTCTACTCGGTTAAACAATTCTAAAATCCCATCAAATCTACAGGTATCTACGAAGGTATTAAACCCATTCACAAAAATTACAGGAGTTCCCATTGCCAGACACGGTAATGCACAGTGTATTCTGGATGTCACCACAAATTTTGCCTTAGCATATTTTTTCAGGCATTCTTCTGCATATGCAAATTTTTCTTCTTCGGTTTGTTTTCCGGATGGAAGAACCTGAGTTACATAATGGGCACTTTCTAACAATTCCTGATCGACTATTTTTTTCAGGTGATTTTGGATTTTACTCAGCTTAAAAGCATCTCCATTCAATACTCCTTTTACAAAATGCTTAGATGTCAAAAATAACTTTTCAGAAGTTGGATAGTTATAAAAAGGATCTACTATATAGATATCATCTCCTCTCTCAGCATCATCCACTTTGTAATTATCCAATGTTAATGTTAAACACCCTGTAAAATACGCATCAATCCCTTTTTCTTTTAGAATCTGAACTGTAAACTTATCTCTACACCCAATAGGTTCATGTTTTTTCAGGTATGCGATTCCTTTTTCTGTTAGCATGTATGGTGCCGCTGTAGAATTCATATGAAAAGAAACCAATAATGGATCAATTTTATCCGTTGGCACCCAGTGATGAATGTTATGCGTAAACCAACCGTTCATAATCAACTTAATGGTTTCATCATTATATTCACCTAATTTCTCTCTGTTCATAAAAGTATCTACATTTGGCAAGAATTGTCTTGCTGCCAAACTTTGGACATAATCACCTACATTATATGTTTTTGGTCCTTCCGGATACGTTAAAAGCCCGTATTTCATCTTTGTAATAATTTCAGAGTATTAATTTTTATTTTTATTGTGTATAATCAGTTTCTCAAATATCTGTAAACTTTATATAATCCAGGGAATTTCTGTCTTAGTATATATTTTCTTCTCTGGTTTCTCTTTACTTTTTTCTCATTTTTATTGACAATCTCGTCCAGGTCTAATGAGATAAACTTATCGAGATATGCTTGTTCTTTATCCTTGTCCTTCAGTACAAAAAAGGTATCAACAGCAGCTGCTTTATCCTGTATACAGGTCCATTGATATTTAAGTCCTTTAGTCATCACGCAATCCTCTCCAAAATTCTTAAAAATCAATTCATAAAAATTATCAGGAACATCAAAACCATAAGGCTTAGGATCTGCACCGGATAAAATCAAACTCAAAATAGTGCGCTGACATTTATGACATACATTACAATTGTATCCTTTTCGTTCATCTGCATAACACACCCGTAATTTTATTTCAAAATCAGAATTTTGAATAAAATCAACAACCCCATCTACTTTATCAGTTCTTTTTAAATGGTATCCATCATGTGTGACTTTTGTATTCGCCCACTTCATATTTTCATCAATCAATGGTGAAGACCCCCAACTATAACTAATTTCATTAGTAGCAGAAGCCGCAATATTGATATCTGTAAATTTGTATAAGTAACTCAAAGGCGCCAATACTCCCAGCAGTGCCATTCCGTGTTGTACTGCTCCCCACCAACCTAAATCTGCCAGTAGCTCTACTTTATATGTATAAAACTCTCTAAGGTTAGACTCTACATAAAACAACCTGGACAAATCTAATATTTCTTCTTCTTCATTAAACTTTTTGAATTCCTTCCATCGCACAGTATCATCAATAGCAACATCTGCTCCATGAATAGAAATCAAATATGGATTTCTATGGTAATTCCTAGTCAATGAATCATAAGAATCTAACCCTCCGCTGAATAGAAGAGATGTATTCGTTCCGTCTATCTGATTCTTTACGATATTATTAACATGCAATGTCCCCTTAATTTCTTTTTCCGGATGAAATTTAATGAACTGTTCTTTTAATATCTTTAATGAATTATAGAATGTCTCATCCAGCTCATCGATATATACATCAAATCCTACAAACCAAGAAATAGGCATTATATTAGATAGCAATGGGATTACAGCCAAACTTTTTGGCACAGCACTTACATCCTTATCATACAAGACATAATATAAGTTGTCCAAACGAAAATATTCTTTTATATCGTTACTTACCGTATAATGATATGCTATTTTCTGTCCATTTTCTTCAAAGCTAATACTATCTAGCTTACATGTTTTCATTTCTTATTTTTTAAAATTTTGATAGAATTGAACCTATTGCGTTTTTAAAAATATCTTTTTCATAGGAAACCATTCCTAACAGATACATTAAACTTGCATAACACAAGCTATATAATACCCCTTTAAGGATAAAATTAAACCATCCTTCTCCCGGCAGGTAATTTATAAACCATCCTATTATAAAAACCAATATCGCTACGGGTAGTATCTTATTTATCAACTCTTTAAAGAATCGAAAAATATTTAATTTTATTACTTTATGGTAATAAATATTCATTACATTTTGAACAACGATCCATCCTATTAGAGAACCAGTTATCATCCCTAACGCTCCTTTTTCTTTTGCTAAAAGAGCTCCTATTCCTGTTCCAACAAGCATAAAAGTTAAGTATAAAACAGCCTTGAAAGAAAGTTTATTTTTTGCTTCTAAAATAGAATTTCCAAATGCCTGAACCAACGGAACCGTATAAGCAACCATTATTAGTAATGCAATTACCCATGAATCATAGTAATTTTCTCCTACCCATAAAAACACGAATTGCTTACCAAACAACGAAAAAGCAGTTAATATGAATAATAATACCATAAATGATAAACGTCCTACCTTAATCATCATAGATGTCAATTCTTCTCCAGAAGCATTTCCAACAGACATTTTGGTCGCTCTGGGTAAAAATACTCCAGAAATAGCCGTAGAAAACGCTCCATAATAGCTCCCCAACATAATTCCTACTCCGTATATGGCTAATACTTCGGGAATACTAATTCCTCCCAAAACAATATGTCCTGCTTTCCATTGAAACATCCCTACTAATGCAAATACAAATACCCATACAGAGTAACCTAGTATCTCTATGACAAAATCATTACTCCATCGATGCAGTTTAATTTTGACATTCAGTTTTCTGAATACAAAATATATAGACGATAGAATAATAAATACATTCAGAACAGTATCTAATATTACAATTGAAAGTGCATTTCCTCCCATATATAATAAGGCTACAATCATGACAGACCTTACTAAATACCTGATAATATTTAACGTCTTGGGAAAAACGAACATTTCATATCCAGAACAAATTCCTGTA contains:
- a CDS encoding polysaccharide pyruvyl transferase family protein, translated to MKYGLLTYPEGPKTYNVGDYVQSLAARQFLPNVDTFMNREKLGEYNDETIKLIMNGWFTHNIHHWVPTDKIDPLLVSFHMNSTAAPYMLTEKGIAYLKKHEPIGCRDKFTVQILKEKGIDAYFTGCLTLTLDNYKVDDAERGDDIYIVDPFYNYPTSEKLFLTSKHFVKGVLNGDAFKLSKIQNHLKKIVDQELLESAHYVTQVLPSGKQTEEEKFAYAEECLKKYAKAKFVVTSRIHCALPCLAMGTPVIFVNGFNTFVDTCRFDGILELFNRVDVKDDGSFTSNFGLEGQITKDTKVTNLGLHHKLAEPLKEKCKTFIGNAVSI
- a CDS encoding glycosyltransferase family 4 protein; amino-acid sequence: MKLLYITNQVCGSGGLERVLAIKANYLIQHYDYEIHMITLNQGKEKLFYDFSDQIVFHDLNVSGNPVAYFKQYKRQINEVVDLVSPDVISVCDDGLKGFFVPKILKKKIPILYERHASKNIFKNVDHPGLLTRCKYAIMSSLMDIGARSYDAFIVLTNYNLTEWTNENIHVIPNPLSFEVNKELNPNAQNKLIFVGSHVFQKGIDRLLKIWETIHTDFPDWSLEIYGKMDEAKTYSSMAASMELGESVRFFNPVRDIKQKYEEASIYVMTSRSEGFGMVLIEAMSVGVPCVAFDCPCGPTDIITHGEDGFLIENGAIETFAETLSGLMKNKTQRLQMGEKALQHVKRYEVAHVMPIWDHLFNTLIKK
- a CDS encoding lipopolysaccharide biosynthesis protein, with the translated sequence MSQLKKGAFLNYLTIVLTNVIGLVLTPFIISKIGDAEYGVYTAIGALIGSISVLDFGLTNTIVRFVAKYQAEKDKKGEENFLATVLLIYVFIALLIASVGTVFYFYLEDYFTKMSEEEIALSKKMFLILIFNLTISLPGGSFTGICSGYEMFVFPKTLNIIRYLVRSVMIVALLYMGGNALSIVILDTVLNVFIILSSIYFVFRKLNVKIKLHRWSNDFVIEILGYSVWVFVFALVGMFQWKAGHIVLGGISIPEVLAIYGVGIMLGSYYGAFSTAISGVFLPRATKMSVGNASGEELTSMMIKVGRLSFMVLLFILTAFSLFGKQFVFLWVGENYYDSWVIALLIMVAYTVPLVQAFGNSILEAKNKLSFKAVLYLTFMLVGTGIGALLAKEKGALGMITGSLIGWIVVQNVMNIYYHKVIKLNIFRFFKELINKILPVAILVFIIGWFINYLPGEGWFNFILKGVLYSLCYASLMYLLGMVSYEKDIFKNAIGSILSKF